A window of Flavobacterium branchiarum genomic DNA:
TGCCGAATTAGTAAAAAACAACTTCTCTATTTTACTTGACCCTGAAATAGAGATCTTAAATGGAGTAACTATTTCTAAAGGCAAGAGGCAGTCAAAAATAGCTTATACAAAATTAACTCCTTTAAAATACCCTATTTCTTCTTTTGGTTCGATTTTAAAAGACAACAAAATATACCTAATTGGTGGTGACGCTTCCTTTGAATCAGATGCGTTTAAAAAATTAAAATACACAAAACCAGACTTCACTATAAATGATTATATCCAAGAGCTTAAAAGACAAACTAATTTAAAATTATACAAAAACACTTTATTAATCTACAATATAGAAACAGATAGCTGGGAACAATCTAAAATAAAATTCAAAAAAAGAGCCTATCACAATCTCAACTATTATGATAATAAAATCTATGTTATAGGAGGAAAAAACTCTTCTGTCAATGGTAAATTTGAGTATTTGGACAATACAATTGAAGTTTTTGATCTTAACAAAGAAACGATAACGACAGATAATACTAATCCTCATCAAGCTGCCGATTTTGCCTCTATTTCCTATAATGACAATATAATTGTTATGGGAGGATCTATAAAAATGAGCGAAAACGGAACAAAAGAATATTCTAAAAAATCACATTCTTATAATATCAGTTCTGGTTATTGGTATGATTTACCCGATATGCTTATCGCAAAAGAAACACAAGGACTTTTAATAGGAAGTAAAATTTATTTGGTTGGTGGTTTTAACAAACTGCCTCTATCAGAAATTGAATCTTTTGATTTAACTACCGAAAAATGGCAAATTGAAGGTGTATTATTTTATGGAATAAGCAAACCCGCAATAGCTTACAATGATAACATGCTTTATATCCTTGAAAACGAAAAAATATTCACATACAATATCCTAACCAAGCAGTTAAAGGAATTTTTAATTTCCTTACCATTAAAAGCTTCTAAAATACATTACTCTAACAACAAATTATATTTACTTGGAGGCTTTACTGAAAATGATTATTCTAGATCTCCATCGGCTAGTGTTTATAGCATTGATCTAGATGAATTTGAAATCACTAAACCCAATAGAAGCAAATTCTTATAGTTTAAAAAAAACAGTATCCCATTACCTAACTCTCTAGCCCAGATAGCAATGAAAATCCTTTATTGTTTTTCTTTAAAACAATAAAGATTGTAATGAATAGCTGGAAATAGCTCCTAATAAAAAAACTCTCAAGTTGCCTTGAGAGTTTTACAATATAATTTAAACTTTTAATTATGCTTTTCCAGCAGCAATTAAGTTTAATGCTGAACCGGCTACAAACCAGCCAATTTGTCCTTCATTATAGGTGTGATTTGCTAAGATTATATCCTTAGTTCCATTTGCATGAACAAATTCTAGCGTCAATGGTTTCCCTGGAGCAAAATCTACTAAATCAATAAAATTGATTGTATCGTCTTCTTGGATTTTATCATAATCTGCTTCGTTAGCAAATGTCAGTCCTAAAAGTCCTTGTTTCTTAAGGTTTGTTTCGTGAATACGAGCGAAAGATTTCACTAATACCGCTTTAACTCCTAAGAAACGTGGCTCCATTGCCGCATGCTCACGTGAAGAACCTTCTCCATAGTTATGGTCTCCCACAACAATAGATGGAACTCCAGCCGCTTTGTATGCACGCGCAACTGCAGGAACTGCATCGTAAGCTCCAGTTAATTGATTTTTAACTGAATTTGTTTTTTGATTGAATGCGTTTACTGCACCAATCAACATATTATTAGAGATATTATCTAAGTGTCCACGGAAACGTAACCATGGTCCAGCCATAGAAATATGATCTGTTGTACATTTTCCGAATGCTTTGATGAGTAATTTTGCTCCTATGATGTTTTTACCATCCCAGGCATCAAACGGAGCTAGCAACTGCAAACGATCTGAAGTTGGACTCACTGATACTTGAACATTTGAACCATCTTCGGCTGGAGCTTGAAAACCTGGATCTTCAGCATAAAATCCTTTTGCAGGCAACTCATCCCCCGTAGGAGCATCTAACATTACTTCTTCTCCATCTTCATTGATTAAAGTATCTGTTAATGGATTAAAGCTTAAATCTCCTGCAATTGCCATAGCAGTCACCAACTCTGGAGAACCTACAAATGCTAATGTATTCGGGTTTCCATCGGCACGTTTTGAAAAGTTACGATTGAAAGAGTGAACGATTGTATTTCTTTCTTCTTTCTCTGCTCCTTCTCTGTCCCACATACCAATACATGGTCCGCATGCATTTGCAAAAACTGTTGCGCCAATTTTATGGAATGTATCGATAAACCCATCTCTTTCGATAGTAGAACGAACTACCTCTGAACCCGGAGTGATTGTAAACTCAGATTTAACTTTTAACTTTTTATCGGCAACTTGCTTCGCCAAAGATGCTGCACGAGCAATATCTTCGTATGAAGAGTTTGTACATGAACCTATTAAACCAACTTGAATTTGTAACGGCCAGTTATTTTTAATAGCCTCTTCTTTCATTTTAGAAATTGGTGTAGCTAAATCAGGTGTAAATGGTCCGTTTAAGTGTGGCTCTAATTCTGATAAGTTAATTTCGATAACTTGATCAAAATATTTTTCTGGATTTGCGTATACTTCAGGATCTCCTGTTAAGTATGGAGCTATTTTGTCTGCAGCATCAGCAACATCGGCTCTGTTTGTAGAACGTAGGTAACGACTCATTGAAGCGTCATATCCAAAAGTTGAAGTTGTTGCTCCAATTTCTGCTCCCATATTACAAATTGTACCTTTTCCTGTACATGACATAGAAGTAGCACCTTCTCCAAAATATTCAACAATTGCACCTGTTCCCCCTTTTACAGTAAGAATTCCAGCAACTTTAAGGATAACATCTTTAGGAGCTGTCCATCCTGATAACTTACCAGTCAATTTTACTCCAATTAATTTAGGAAATTTTAATTCCCATGCCATTCCTGACATAACATCTACTGCATCTGCTCCACCAACACCAATAGCGACCATCCCTAATCCTCCTGCATTTACAGTATGAGAATCTGTTCCAATCATCATTCCGCCTGGAAAAGCATAATTCTCAAGTACTACTTGGTGAATAATTCCTGCTCCTGGTTTCCAGAAACCAATTCCGTATTTATTAGAAACTGATGAAAGAAAATCGAATACTTCATTGCTTTGTGTTTTTGCTCTAGCCAAATCGGTTACTGCATCAACTTTAGCCTGAATTAAGTGATCACAATGTACTGTTGTAGGAACTGCTACTTTTGATTTACCTGCATGCATAAATTGCAATAATGCCATTTGTGCCGTTGCATCTTGACATGCGACACGATCTGGTGCAAAATCAACATAATCAATCCCTCTTCCAAAAGCCTTAGTCGGCATTCCATCCCAAAGGTGATTGTACAAAATTTTCTCAGTTAAAGTAAGTGGACGACCAACAATTTCGCGTGCTTTATCAACACGACTTGGCATGTTGTCATACACTTTTTTAATCATTTCAATATCAAATGCCATAATATACTTGTTTTATTTTTTATTCAATTTTGAACACCCCAAGTTACAAAAAATTGGATAGCTATAAAAGAAAAAGCCCGAGTTTATAACTCGGGCTCTAAAATTATAATTAGGTAATAATATGATTATTTCACTAATAACTTATGAGAAGGTGCAAACTTAGTTAGATTGATTCCTTCTACTGCAATTTTATATTCTTCAATTGTCGGTGTTCTACCTAAAATTGTTGACAGAACAACAACCGGAGTTGATGAAAGAAGAGATTCTCCTTTTTTACCTTCGGTATCTTCTACAACTCTTCCTTGAAAAAGACGCGTAGAAGTTGCCATTACAGTATCTCCTTTTGCAGCTTTTTCTTGGTTACCCATACAAAGATTACATCCTGGACGCTCTAAATATAACATCTTTTCGTATTCAGTACGAGCAGCACCTTTTGGAGCACTATCATTAAATTCAAAACCTGAATATTTCTGTAAAACTTCCCAATCCCCTTCAGCTTTAAGTTCATCTACAATATTATATGTTGGAGGAGCTACTACAAGAGGAGCTTTAAATTCAACTTTACCATATTGTACTTCGATATTCTTAAGCATTTGAGCAAGGATTTTCATGTCGCCTTTATGCACCATACAAGATCCAATAAATCCAAGATCTACTTTTTTATCTCCTCCGTAAAAAGATAGCGGTCTAATTGTATCGTGAGTATAACGCTTAGAAACATCAATATTATTTACATCTGGATCTGCAATCATTGGCTCTGCAATCAGATCAAGATCAACAACAACTTCAGCATAATACTTAGCATTAGCATCTGGAATTAAAGCTGGTTTCTCTCCAGATATAACTTCTGCTATTCTTTTATTTGCTTTATCAATCAAACCTTGAAGAACTTGATTTTCGTTATCCATACCTTTATCAATCATGATTTGGATTCTGCCTTTAGCAATTTCCAATGATTCAATTAAAGTAGCATCTTCAGAAATACAGATAGAAGCTTTCGCTTTCATCTCTGCAGTCCAGTCAGTAAATGTGAAAGCTTGATCAGCATTAAGAGTCCCTAAATGAACTTCGATGATTCTACCTTGGAACACATTCTCTCCTCCAAATTTATGAAGCATCTGAGCTTGTGTAGCATGAACCACATCACGGAAATCCATATAGTTTTTCATATCTCCTTTGAATGTCACTTTTACTGATTCTGGAATTGGCATTGAAGCCTCACCTGTAGCAAGAGCAAGAGCAACTGTTCCTGAGTCAGCACCAAAAGCAACACCTTTTGACATTCTTGTATGTGAATCACCACCAATGATGATTGCCCACTCGTCTATAGTAATATCATTAAGTACTTTATGAATTACATCTGTCATTGCATGATAAACTCCTTTCGGGTCACGTGCCGTGATCAAACCAAAATCGTTCATGAATTTCATCAATTTTGGAATATTTGCCTGCGCTTTTTTATCCCATACAGAAGCTGTATGACAACCTGATTGGTAAGCACCATCAACTATTGGTGAAATTACTGTAGCCGCCATAGATTCTAATTCCTGAGCAGTCATAAGACCAGTCGTATCCTGTGAACCTACGATATTAACTTCTACACGAACATCTGATCCAGCGTGTAATACTTTGTTCGGTGTATTTCCAACAGCATTTCTGTTGAATATTTTTTCTACTGCAGTCAGTCCTTGACCATCATTAGAAATTTCTTTTGATGGAGCGTAAACAGCTGGAATAGCAACACCTAGAGTTTTAGCCGCAAATGTTTGAAGTTTTTTACCGAATACAATAGCATACGACCCACCTGCTTTAATGAATTCCATTTTTTGAGGAGTGAATGCCTTAGAAATATCAATTAACTCTTGATCTTCTTTATAAAGTTTCTTCTCCTTAACGTTTATTGTAAGAACAGTACCTGTAGCAACAGAGTACGCTTCTTCTAAAACTGGATCTCCATTTTCATTACGAACTGGATTTCCGTTTTCATCTAATTTTTTTACCCAGTTTTTAAGATCTAAACCAATCCCTCCAGTAACATCAACTGTTGTTAAGAAGATTGGAGAAATACCGTTTGTTCCTCCTACAATTGGAGCAAGATTAACAAAAGGAATATATGGGCTTGCTTGCTTACCAGTCCAAAGAGCCACGTTGTTTACACCTGACATTCTTGAAGACCCAACTCCCATAGTTCCTTTTTCAGCAATCAACATCACACTTTTATCTGGATGAGCCGCTTGAAGTGCTCTGATTTCCTCTTGTGCTTCAGGAGTAATCATACATTTTCCATGAAGCTCACGGTCTGAACGTGAGTGCGCCTGATTACCTGGAGAAAGTAAATCGGTTGAAATATCTCCCTCACCAGCAATATAAGTAACTATCTTAACTTCATCGGCTACTTCTGGCAGTTTTGTAAAAAACTCTGCCTGAACGTAACTTTCAAGAATATCTTTAACTATTTCATTTCCATTTTTAAATGCTTCAACCAAACGATCCGTATCAGCATCATAAAGGAAAACCTGAGTTTTAAGAACCTTTGCCGCTTCTTTAGCGATAGCAACATCATTTCCTAATGCTAAATCAAGTAATACCTCAATCGAAGGACCACCTTTCATGTGTGACAATAACTCAAAAGCAAAAGCTGGTGTAATCTCTTTTAATACTGATTCGCCAAGAATAATTTCCTTTAAAAACTTTGCTTTCTCACCAGCAGCACTGGTAGTTCCAGGCAGTGTGTTGTAAATAAAAAACTTAAGAGAATCTTCTCGAAATGGGCTATCTAAATCTTTTATTTGAGCAATGATTTCGCTTAATAATTCAGCACCATCGATAGGCTTTGGATGAAGACCTTGACCTTTGCGTTCTTCGATCTCTTTAATGTAATCGTTATAAGTATTCATAATATATATAAGTCTTTTATTTTTTTGTATGCAAATTTAAAAATTAAAGATGACAATTAAAAAAAATATAACAGAAGTAGCCTTTTCAAAAATTATTATTTATAAATAACGATTTACTTTGCTAAAATTTAGCAAAATTTCAATTTTACGTCAAAATATTAAATTATTAATAATATAAAATCCTTTCTTTGACAAAGTCGAAATTCGTTATTACAAAAAAAAGGTTCTATGCTATGTTTTAAGCAAAGAACCTTTCTAAATAAACTATTTTATAACGTTATATTAGTTTTTGAATTATAATTTCTTCTGTAATTCCTTCGGCATCGGCCTTATAATTTTTAATAATTCGATGTCTCAAAATTCCAGTTGCTACCGCTTTTACATCTTCTATATCTGGAGAAAATTTACCATTAAAAGCCGCATGTGCTTTGGCTGCCAGAATTAAATTTTGTGATGCTCTTGGCCCCGCTCCCCAATCTAAATAATTTCTAACAAAATCATTTGTCAAACTATTATCTGGACGAGTTTTACTAACCAAAGTTACGGCATATTCTATAACATTATCTGCAACAGGAATCCTACGAATTAAGTGCTGAAAATCAATAATTTCCTGAGCTGTAAATAATGGATTAATCACGCTTGTATTATCTGAAGTAGTACGCTTAACAACTTGCACTTCTTCTTCAAAACTAGGATACTCTAATTTTATAGCAAACATAAAACGATCTAATTGAGCTTCTGGCAAAGGATACGTTCCTTCTTGCTCAATCGGGTTTTGTGTAGCTAATACGAAATAGGGTAAATCTAATTTATGATTCTCTCCTGCAATAGTTACCGAACGTTCTTGCATAGCTTCTAACAAAGCAGCTTGGGTTTTAGGTGGCGTTCTATTAATCTCATCAGCCAAAATAATATTCGAAAAAACAGGTCCTTTAATAAACTTGAATCGCCTGTTTTCATCAAGAATTTCACTTCCTAATATATCAGATGGCATCAAATCTGGAGTAAATTGAATTCTCTTAAAGTCAAGCCCTAAAGCCTGCGAAAGTGTATTAATCAATAATGTTTTTGCCAATCCTGGCACCCCTATTAAAAGAGCATGTCCACCAGAAAAAATGCAAATCAAAATTTGATCTACAACATCATCCTGACCTACAATTATTTTTGCGATTTCAGTTTTTAATTCATTACGTTTTTTTACTAAGTTATGAATTACTGTTACATCAGACATCTTATGAATGTATTTAAAATTAAAAAGAGCTAGCTTTATGAATCCATAAAACTAACTCTTTTTATTTATTTTATAAAAATTATTTTTTCAACCAATTATTAGTAAAAGAACAATCTCTGTACTCACCAATTATTTTAATATAAGTTTCTTTAATTTTTTCATCAAACCATTTCGCAATAGCATTGATCTGTTTTTCTTTTAAAGCTAAGTCTTTAATCTTGATATAATCCTTACCATAATCAGCAACGTGCTCTTCAATTCTATTTGTTACAGTAATGATCTTGTATGTTTTTTTACCTTTATCATCTGTATTCAAAATTGGTTGCGAAACTTCATCATCTTTTAGGTTAGAAACCTGAGTGTATAAAGTAGGATCCATTTTTGTTAATTCAAAACGCGTATCTTGTGTATTTGGGTTAATTAAGGCACCACCATTTGCACGTGTTTCTTTTTCATCTGAATCTGCTCTTGCAGCTTCTGCAAAAGTAACTTTCTTAGCTACTATTTTTTCTCTAATTGCAGTAATTCTTTCTTTTGCTTCTTTTAAAGCGTCTTCAGAAACTACTGGAGCAATTAAGATATGTCGCAACTCCACTTCTTGCCCTTTTATTTTATCAACTTTTATGATATGAAAACCATAAATCGTTTCAAAAGGAGCTGAAACTTCACCTTCTTGAAGACTAAAAGCTACATCCTTAAATTCTTTTACGAAAGCAGTTTTTCTATTCATTTTATAATAACCACCACTTGAACTAGAACCTGGGTCTTGAGAATACAAAACTGCTTTAGTTGCAAAACTAGCTCCTTCTTCTACATCCTTTTTGATGCTATTTAGTCTATCAATTACTTTTTGCTTATCTTCTTTAGAAACTTTAGGCTCTACAACAATTTGTGCTACTTCCATTTCTGCTCCAAAAGTTGGCAAATCATCCTTAGGTATCTTTTTAAAGAAATTACGAACCTCCTCTGGCGTAATCTCTACTCCATCAATAATTTTTTTCTGCATCTCTGAAGCTAACTTTTGCTCTTTTAAGATTTCAGAAAAATAAGTCTTAAATTCCTCAATCGAATTCTTCTTGTAGTACTGTACAACTTTATTAATATCACCTACTTGTTGCAACATGATACCTAATTTATCTTCCATGATACCTTTTATCTCAGCATCACTTACAATAATACTATCTTGAATAGCCTGATGTGCGTATAACTTATCTTCTAAAAGTTTTCCTAGCATTTGACATCTAGAAATATCTTTTACTGATCCTCCTTGACTACTAATTTCTAAATAACTTTTGTCGATATCTGAATCTAAAATAATATAATCACCAACTGTAGCGATAATACCATCAATTTTTGGTTTTTGATTACTTTTAACTTCAACTGGTTTTACTGCAACAACATCTTTAATAATTTCTTGCGCTCTAGTTAGCGAATTGAAAAGAAGCAAAAAACTCACTGTTAATATAAATTGACAATTGATTGTTTTTATTCGTAATTTTTTTAATAGCATTATTTAAAAATTTAATTTAATGTAAAGTAGCTTTATTTATTTTTAGCATTATCCGGTCACAAATATAGTAAACCGCTTATTTCAATATATATTTTAAATGTTCAGAAAATAAAATCTTTACAAATCTAACAAACATTGCTTAATTATCTTATAACCAACAAAAATAACAATTCAATCACATAATACAAGTTTCCTCATTACTATTAACAAAAAATTATATCTGAGAATTGACCCTGCCCAAATATTTAAAACTTTCCAGAATAGCGCTTACGTTTTTTTTCTAAAAAGTAAAAAATTCCATCAAAAACAAAACATAATACAATCAAATTCAGGTAAATAATAAAAAATTCTCAATGTCCTGTAAAGTATAAACTTTAGAACAACACTTTGCAAAACGCTACGCAAACAAGTTTACGTTTATATTCGATATGTTATTACTATTTTTTGCGCCAAAAATATATAAATAATCTAAATATTTTAAACAAATACCCAACAAATAATAATTTTAAAAACACAAATCACAAAGCTTTATTTATTTATCCCTCTAACAACTCTTTTTTATTCTTACAGTTCAAATGAAAATACAGAATCTAAAATTGAAACAAGCAAATCTAAATTCAATGTTCTACAAAAAGGATATTTAGGTGTGATATAATTATTTTCCAAAAAAAAAAAAAAAAAAAAAATAGAAACTTGAGACTTTAAACTCAAAACAAAGAAATTGGTTTCTTTAAATAAGCGAGCTATTTCTTAATCAATCCATAAATAAGTCAATAATTACAATAAATTATCTAGTATAAACGAACTTAAAATTGAAGCTACTATTTTTTTTAAGCCGTAATAAATAGTACTTTTGCAAACTATTGATATTAAAATATGAGCTTTTTAAAAGAAATACAACGTAGAAGAACATTTGGAATTATCTCGCATCCCGATGCTGGAAAAACAACATTAACGGAAAAACTTTTGTTATTTGGTGGTGCTATTCAGGAAGCAGGTGCAGTAAAAAACAATAAAATAAAAAAAGGAGCTACGAGTGATTTCATGGAAATCGAACGTCAGAGAGGAATTTCGGTTTCTACATCTGTTTTGGCCTTTAATTATAAAGATAAAAAAATCAACATCCTTGATACTCCTGGTCACAAGGATTTTGCCGAAGATACTTTCAGAACTTTAACAGCCGTAGATAGCGTAATTGTAGTAATTGACGTTGCTAAAGGGGTTGAGGAACAAACTGAGAAATTAGTTGCTGTATGTAGAATGCGTAAAATTCCGATTATTGTTTTCATCAACAAATTAGATCGTGAAGGTAAAGATGCATTCGATTTAATGGATGAAGTTGAGCAAAAATTAGGCTTAACTGTTACTCCATTAAGTTTTCCTATCGGAATGGGATATGATTTTCAAGGAATCTATAACCTTTGGGAACAAAACATCAATTTATTTAGTGGAGACAGTCGTAAAAACATTGAGGAAACTATCGCTTTTTCTGATGTACAAAATCCTGAACTAGAAAAAATAATTGGTCAAAAACCTGCTGATAGGCTACGTGAAGAATTAGAATTAATAGACGAAGTATATCCTAAATTTGATCGTCAAGATTATTTAGACGGAAAATTACAACCTGTATTTTTCGGTTCGGCCTTAAATAACTTTGGAGTACGTGAATTATTAGATTGTTTTGTTACAATTGCTCCTTCTCCAAGACCAAAAGAATCTGAAACACGTTTGGTTGATCCAACCGAAGAAAAAATGACTGGTTTTGTATTTAAAATACATGCCAATATGGACCCTAAACACAGAGACCGTTTGGCTTTTATAAAAATCGTTTCTGGTACTTTTGAAAGAAATAAACCGTATTACCATGTACGTCAGAAAAAGAATTTAAAATTTTCAAGTCCAAATGCATTCTTTGCAGAGAAGAAAGAAATTGTAGATATTTCATATCCAGGTGATATTGTTGGTCTACATGATACAGGAAACTTTAAAATTGGAGATACATTAACTGAAGGTGAAATAATGAGCTTTAAAGGAATTCCAAGTTTCTCTCCTGAGCACTTTAGATACATTAATAATGCCGATCCTATGAAAGCTAAGCAATTAGACAAAGGAGTAGACCAATTAATGGACGAAGGTGTTGCGCAATTGTTCACGTTAGAAATGAATAACCGTAAAGTTATCGGAACTGTAGGAGCCCTTCAATATGAGGTAATTCAATACCGTTTGGAACATGAATACGGTGCAAAATGTACGTATGAAAATTTCCCTGTTCATAAAGCGTGCTGGGTTAAACCTGACGATGCCAAAAATGATGAATTCAAAGAATTTAAACGTAT
This region includes:
- a CDS encoding bifunctional aconitate hydratase 2/2-methylisocitrate dehydratase, with the translated sequence MNTYNDYIKEIEERKGQGLHPKPIDGAELLSEIIAQIKDLDSPFREDSLKFFIYNTLPGTTSAAGEKAKFLKEIILGESVLKEITPAFAFELLSHMKGGPSIEVLLDLALGNDVAIAKEAAKVLKTQVFLYDADTDRLVEAFKNGNEIVKDILESYVQAEFFTKLPEVADEVKIVTYIAGEGDISTDLLSPGNQAHSRSDRELHGKCMITPEAQEEIRALQAAHPDKSVMLIAEKGTMGVGSSRMSGVNNVALWTGKQASPYIPFVNLAPIVGGTNGISPIFLTTVDVTGGIGLDLKNWVKKLDENGNPVRNENGDPVLEEAYSVATGTVLTINVKEKKLYKEDQELIDISKAFTPQKMEFIKAGGSYAIVFGKKLQTFAAKTLGVAIPAVYAPSKEISNDGQGLTAVEKIFNRNAVGNTPNKVLHAGSDVRVEVNIVGSQDTTGLMTAQELESMAATVISPIVDGAYQSGCHTASVWDKKAQANIPKLMKFMNDFGLITARDPKGVYHAMTDVIHKVLNDITIDEWAIIIGGDSHTRMSKGVAFGADSGTVALALATGEASMPIPESVKVTFKGDMKNYMDFRDVVHATQAQMLHKFGGENVFQGRIIEVHLGTLNADQAFTFTDWTAEMKAKASICISEDATLIESLEIAKGRIQIMIDKGMDNENQVLQGLIDKANKRIAEVISGEKPALIPDANAKYYAEVVVDLDLIAEPMIADPDVNNIDVSKRYTHDTIRPLSFYGGDKKVDLGFIGSCMVHKGDMKILAQMLKNIEVQYGKVEFKAPLVVAPPTYNIVDELKAEGDWEVLQKYSGFEFNDSAPKGAARTEYEKMLYLERPGCNLCMGNQEKAAKGDTVMATSTRLFQGRVVEDTEGKKGESLLSSTPVVVLSTILGRTPTIEEYKIAVEGINLTKFAPSHKLLVK
- a CDS encoding AAA family ATPase, translated to MSDVTVIHNLVKKRNELKTEIAKIIVGQDDVVDQILICIFSGGHALLIGVPGLAKTLLINTLSQALGLDFKRIQFTPDLMPSDILGSEILDENRRFKFIKGPVFSNIILADEINRTPPKTQAALLEAMQERSVTIAGENHKLDLPYFVLATQNPIEQEGTYPLPEAQLDRFMFAIKLEYPSFEEEVQVVKRTTSDNTSVINPLFTAQEIIDFQHLIRRIPVADNVIEYAVTLVSKTRPDNSLTNDFVRNYLDWGAGPRASQNLILAAKAHAAFNGKFSPDIEDVKAVATGILRHRIIKNYKADAEGITEEIIIQKLI
- a CDS encoding aconitate hydratase codes for the protein MAFDIEMIKKVYDNMPSRVDKAREIVGRPLTLTEKILYNHLWDGMPTKAFGRGIDYVDFAPDRVACQDATAQMALLQFMHAGKSKVAVPTTVHCDHLIQAKVDAVTDLARAKTQSNEVFDFLSSVSNKYGIGFWKPGAGIIHQVVLENYAFPGGMMIGTDSHTVNAGGLGMVAIGVGGADAVDVMSGMAWELKFPKLIGVKLTGKLSGWTAPKDVILKVAGILTVKGGTGAIVEYFGEGATSMSCTGKGTICNMGAEIGATTSTFGYDASMSRYLRSTNRADVADAADKIAPYLTGDPEVYANPEKYFDQVIEINLSELEPHLNGPFTPDLATPISKMKEEAIKNNWPLQIQVGLIGSCTNSSYEDIARAASLAKQVADKKLKVKSEFTITPGSEVVRSTIERDGFIDTFHKIGATVFANACGPCIGMWDREGAEKEERNTIVHSFNRNFSKRADGNPNTLAFVGSPELVTAMAIAGDLSFNPLTDTLINEDGEEVMLDAPTGDELPAKGFYAEDPGFQAPAEDGSNVQVSVSPTSDRLQLLAPFDAWDGKNIIGAKLLIKAFGKCTTDHISMAGPWLRFRGHLDNISNNMLIGAVNAFNQKTNSVKNQLTGAYDAVPAVARAYKAAGVPSIVVGDHNYGEGSSREHAAMEPRFLGVKAVLVKSFARIHETNLKKQGLLGLTFANEADYDKIQEDDTINFIDLVDFAPGKPLTLEFVHANGTKDIILANHTYNEGQIGWFVAGSALNLIAAGKA
- a CDS encoding peptidylprolyl isomerase: MLLKKLRIKTINCQFILTVSFLLLFNSLTRAQEIIKDVVAVKPVEVKSNQKPKIDGIIATVGDYIILDSDIDKSYLEISSQGGSVKDISRCQMLGKLLEDKLYAHQAIQDSIIVSDAEIKGIMEDKLGIMLQQVGDINKVVQYYKKNSIEEFKTYFSEILKEQKLASEMQKKIIDGVEITPEEVRNFFKKIPKDDLPTFGAEMEVAQIVVEPKVSKEDKQKVIDRLNSIKKDVEEGASFATKAVLYSQDPGSSSSGGYYKMNRKTAFVKEFKDVAFSLQEGEVSAPFETIYGFHIIKVDKIKGQEVELRHILIAPVVSEDALKEAKERITAIREKIVAKKVTFAEAARADSDEKETRANGGALINPNTQDTRFELTKMDPTLYTQVSNLKDDEVSQPILNTDDKGKKTYKIITVTNRIEEHVADYGKDYIKIKDLALKEKQINAIAKWFDEKIKETYIKIIGEYRDCSFTNNWLKK
- a CDS encoding Kelch repeat-containing protein; translation: MRKLIFVLILLPALLFAQNIKGIVTYKVNNAPIEGVNIFLKQSNTRGLTNEKGEFKLVMPRKAQETDTLYISHIGYIAKKVPFAELVKNNFSILLDPEIEILNGVTISKGKRQSKIAYTKLTPLKYPISSFGSILKDNKIYLIGGDASFESDAFKKLKYTKPDFTINDYIQELKRQTNLKLYKNTLLIYNIETDSWEQSKIKFKKRAYHNLNYYDNKIYVIGGKNSSVNGKFEYLDNTIEVFDLNKETITTDNTNPHQAADFASISYNDNIIVMGGSIKMSENGTKEYSKKSHSYNISSGYWYDLPDMLIAKETQGLLIGSKIYLVGGFNKLPLSEIESFDLTTEKWQIEGVLFYGISKPAIAYNDNMLYILENEKIFTYNILTKQLKEFLISLPLKASKIHYSNNKLYLLGGFTENDYSRSPSASVYSIDLDEFEITKPNRSKFL
- a CDS encoding peptide chain release factor 3, with the protein product MSFLKEIQRRRTFGIISHPDAGKTTLTEKLLLFGGAIQEAGAVKNNKIKKGATSDFMEIERQRGISVSTSVLAFNYKDKKINILDTPGHKDFAEDTFRTLTAVDSVIVVIDVAKGVEEQTEKLVAVCRMRKIPIIVFINKLDREGKDAFDLMDEVEQKLGLTVTPLSFPIGMGYDFQGIYNLWEQNINLFSGDSRKNIEETIAFSDVQNPELEKIIGQKPADRLREELELIDEVYPKFDRQDYLDGKLQPVFFGSALNNFGVRELLDCFVTIAPSPRPKESETRLVDPTEEKMTGFVFKIHANMDPKHRDRLAFIKIVSGTFERNKPYYHVRQKKNLKFSSPNAFFAEKKEIVDISYPGDIVGLHDTGNFKIGDTLTEGEIMSFKGIPSFSPEHFRYINNADPMKAKQLDKGVDQLMDEGVAQLFTLEMNNRKVIGTVGALQYEVIQYRLEHEYGAKCTYENFPVHKACWVKPDDAKNDEFKEFKRIKQKFLAKDKYGQLVFLADSDFTIQMTQNKYPSVKLFFTSEFE